One genomic region from Tautonia marina encodes:
- a CDS encoding sodium:solute symporter, protein MSPIDLGIIVVYIVGVTLFGSILGSRSKGLKGYFLGGGQVPAWAVMLSIVATETSTATFLSVPSLAYREGGDFTYLQLALGYIVGRVLVSVILLPSYFRGQMYTAYQVLNDRFGGATKTAASVLFLLSRTLGDGLRLFLAALVLRNLLLLSGLVGDGPGSIMPIDWAMPIAIVMMGLSTIVYTFLGGMTAVVWTDVTQFIIYMIGAVAALVLMVARLDGGWADLWETGSALGKFRMFDFTFDLTRPFTFWAGMIGGVVLNTATHGADQMMVQRYLSARSQTQAAVALICSGFVVIAQFALFLLIGVALSIFYVEYPPERPLQVDDEFASFIVNYLPTGLVGLVVAAIFSAAMSTLSSSLNASASSTINDLIRPMAPSMSDDRLLRLSKVMTVGWGLAQMGIAGVAAAKFQNSPVVEDALAIASFVTGIILGVFLLGILTTTVNQRSALIGMVAGLVAVSYARFGPELIEPLYPFEGALAWPYFALVGSGTTVLVGLLASRVSRKGSATIPASES, encoded by the coding sequence ATGAGCCCGATCGACCTCGGAATCATTGTTGTTTACATCGTCGGCGTCACCCTGTTCGGCTCGATCCTGGGGTCGAGAAGCAAGGGGCTGAAAGGGTACTTCCTCGGTGGAGGGCAGGTGCCTGCCTGGGCGGTGATGCTCTCGATCGTCGCGACCGAGACGAGTACGGCCACCTTTCTCAGCGTGCCGAGTCTGGCCTATCGAGAGGGGGGCGATTTTACCTATCTGCAACTGGCCCTCGGCTACATCGTCGGCAGAGTCCTGGTGTCGGTCATCCTGCTGCCGAGCTACTTTCGGGGGCAGATGTACACGGCGTATCAGGTCCTCAACGATCGGTTCGGAGGGGCGACCAAGACGGCGGCCTCGGTCCTCTTCCTGCTTTCGAGGACCCTGGGAGACGGCCTTCGCCTGTTTCTGGCGGCGCTCGTGTTGCGGAACCTCCTGCTGCTGAGCGGCCTGGTGGGGGATGGGCCAGGCTCGATCATGCCGATTGACTGGGCCATGCCGATCGCCATTGTGATGATGGGCCTGTCGACGATCGTCTACACGTTTCTGGGTGGGATGACGGCGGTCGTCTGGACCGACGTGACGCAGTTCATCATCTACATGATCGGCGCCGTGGCGGCTCTGGTCTTGATGGTCGCTCGGCTCGACGGCGGCTGGGCCGATCTCTGGGAAACCGGCAGCGCGCTCGGCAAGTTTCGGATGTTCGACTTCACGTTTGATCTGACCCGGCCGTTTACCTTCTGGGCGGGGATGATTGGCGGGGTCGTGCTGAACACGGCAACCCACGGCGCGGATCAAATGATGGTTCAGCGTTACCTGTCGGCCCGGTCGCAAACCCAGGCGGCGGTGGCCCTGATTTGCAGCGGCTTCGTGGTGATTGCGCAGTTCGCGCTGTTCCTGTTGATCGGCGTCGCGCTCTCCATCTTCTATGTGGAATATCCTCCTGAACGACCGTTGCAGGTGGACGACGAGTTTGCCTCGTTCATTGTCAATTACTTGCCGACAGGGCTGGTGGGGCTGGTCGTGGCGGCGATCTTCTCGGCGGCGATGAGCACCCTGTCCAGCTCGTTGAATGCCTCGGCCTCGTCGACCATTAACGACCTCATTCGGCCGATGGCGCCCTCGATGAGCGATGATCGCCTGCTGAGGCTCTCGAAGGTGATGACCGTCGGCTGGGGACTGGCTCAGATGGGGATTGCCGGCGTCGCGGCGGCGAAATTCCAGAACAGCCCGGTGGTCGAGGACGCGCTGGCGATCGCGTCGTTCGTGACCGGGATTATCCTCGGCGTGTTCTTGCTCGGCATCTTGACGACGACGGTGAATCAGCGGTCGGCCCTGATCGGGATGGTCGCGGGGTTGGTGGCCGTTTCGTATGCCCGGTTCGGACCGGAACTGATCGAGCCGCTGTATCCGTTCGAGGGAGCACTGGCCTGGCCGTATTTCGCCCTGGTCGGATCGGGAACGACCGTCCTGGTCGGCCTGCTGGCGTCTCGGGTGAGCCGAAAAGGCTCCGCGACCATTCCCGCCTCAGAATCCTGA
- a CDS encoding FAD:protein FMN transferase: protein MAPPAPPFPVADPRETRSGVLPPPSSVSRRDLFRFRSPGRASEPNTPAPSPALERVNGGDLVLARRPGMGSYFEVRLPVRTPGAAALAQSALDVIDAVEFLLTIYRDDSEVSRLNASAHEGPVRVSPELFSLIERALQIGRQTDGAYDLASGALSLAWGFIRGPKRVPSPDDLADARDRSGSHLIQLDPEQSTVQFSRPGVVLNFGAIGKGYALDRVAQLIRDYWFPTSALVHGGQSSLFALGSPPDRLGGRWQIRVVDPFDLSRSVGTLHLRNRGLSTSGGSIQWFEANGCFYSHILDPRIGEPLDADAPASVTVLAPTAAEADALSTAFSILGPDGSAAILRDRTDIAALFILRGEDGRSRTVTFNLSDHDFSPESLEGATAPP, encoded by the coding sequence ATGGCCCCTCCCGCCCCACCGTTCCCGGTCGCCGACCCCCGCGAAACGAGGTCTGGAGTGCTCCCTCCTCCATCGAGTGTCAGCCGCCGCGATTTGTTCCGGTTCCGCTCCCCCGGCCGAGCGTCTGAACCGAACACCCCGGCTCCTTCCCCTGCGCTCGAACGCGTCAACGGTGGCGATCTCGTGCTGGCCCGCCGGCCGGGCATGGGTTCGTACTTCGAGGTCCGGCTCCCCGTTCGCACCCCTGGAGCGGCCGCGCTCGCCCAGTCGGCGCTCGACGTGATCGACGCTGTCGAATTTCTCTTGACCATTTATCGGGACGATTCCGAGGTCAGCCGCCTGAACGCCTCGGCCCACGAGGGGCCGGTTCGCGTCTCTCCCGAACTGTTCTCCCTGATCGAGCGTGCCCTCCAGATCGGCCGGCAGACCGACGGTGCCTACGACCTCGCCTCAGGGGCCCTGAGCCTCGCCTGGGGATTCATCCGAGGGCCAAAGCGGGTCCCCAGTCCCGATGACCTGGCCGATGCCCGCGATCGCTCGGGAAGCCATCTGATCCAGCTTGACCCCGAGCAATCGACCGTTCAGTTCTCTCGTCCCGGAGTCGTCCTGAACTTCGGCGCGATCGGCAAAGGCTACGCACTCGACCGGGTCGCCCAGCTCATCCGCGATTACTGGTTCCCGACCTCCGCCCTCGTTCACGGAGGCCAGTCGAGCCTCTTTGCCCTCGGTTCGCCCCCCGATCGCCTCGGCGGACGCTGGCAGATCCGGGTGGTTGATCCGTTTGACCTCTCCCGATCAGTCGGCACCTTGCACTTGCGGAATCGCGGCCTCTCCACCTCCGGCGGATCGATCCAGTGGTTCGAGGCCAACGGCTGCTTCTACAGCCACATTCTTGACCCCCGAATCGGCGAGCCGCTCGACGCCGACGCCCCGGCCAGTGTCACCGTCCTCGCTCCGACGGCCGCCGAGGCCGATGCCCTCTCCACCGCCTTCTCGATCCTTGGCCCCGACGGTTCGGCCGCAATCCTTCGCGATCGAACCGACATCGCCGCCCTGTTCATTCTTCGAGGAGAGGATGGCCGATCCCGAACGGTGACGTTCAACCTCTCCGATCACGATTTCTCCCCCGAGTCCCTCGAAGGCGCGACCGCCCCGCCGTAA
- a CDS encoding DoxX family protein, giving the protein MAPRWYYPGFFGALFLVLLRIAIGWHIYYEGREKIESQDTAQPFSSESYLRNATGPLAENFRNLVPDVDSLDQLNPDLLNQWWDEELRRASAHFQFNADQLAQAREQLDQTKARAESWFADDETADQIADYKEKVAQVREGRRQPPEMAFERDRLQDLQYEVETLRKELVAPIDQWTADLRSSWVALAEPDQLETAGELGRPPSSLDRIDLTTMYGLTICGLLLMAGLFTPVAALGAAGLLFLFYISMPPFPGLPPNPRAEGTYLIVNKTLIEMLALLALAATPSGLWFGVDRLLFGWIDRRNNTRAVEAREPQATA; this is encoded by the coding sequence ATGGCCCCGCGTTGGTATTATCCCGGCTTCTTCGGCGCCTTGTTCCTGGTGCTGCTCCGCATCGCGATCGGCTGGCACATCTACTACGAAGGCCGCGAGAAGATCGAGAGCCAGGACACCGCTCAGCCCTTCTCCTCCGAATCGTACCTGCGAAACGCCACGGGGCCGCTCGCCGAGAACTTCCGCAACCTCGTTCCCGATGTCGATAGCCTCGATCAGCTCAATCCGGACCTGCTGAACCAGTGGTGGGATGAGGAACTGCGACGGGCCTCGGCCCACTTCCAGTTCAATGCCGATCAACTCGCCCAGGCCCGCGAACAGCTCGATCAGACCAAGGCCCGCGCCGAATCCTGGTTTGCCGACGACGAAACCGCCGACCAGATCGCCGATTACAAGGAAAAGGTCGCTCAGGTCCGCGAGGGTCGGCGTCAACCCCCGGAAATGGCCTTCGAACGCGATCGGCTGCAAGACCTTCAGTACGAGGTCGAAACCCTTCGCAAGGAACTCGTCGCCCCGATCGACCAGTGGACGGCCGACCTGCGCTCCTCCTGGGTCGCGCTGGCCGAGCCGGATCAGCTCGAAACCGCCGGCGAACTCGGCCGTCCGCCGTCATCGCTCGACCGGATCGACCTGACCACCATGTACGGCCTGACCATTTGCGGACTCCTGCTGATGGCCGGCCTGTTCACTCCCGTCGCAGCCCTGGGCGCCGCCGGATTGTTGTTCCTCTTTTACATCAGCATGCCCCCGTTCCCGGGTCTGCCTCCGAACCCTCGGGCCGAGGGGACGTACTTGATCGTAAACAAAACGCTGATCGAGATGCTCGCCTTGCTCGCCCTGGCGGCGACCCCCAGCGGCCTCTGGTTCGGCGTTGACCGTTTGCTGTTCGGCTGGATCGATCGGCGGAACAACACCCGCGCTGTCGAGGCCCGCGAGCCCCAAGCCACCGCGTAA
- a CDS encoding Gfo/Idh/MocA family protein: MTNHLTDEQRAIGRANAYAAIGGLETGPRAGYPTRRDFLVAAAAAGPALGALYFGYKPLGANQPAVKAVVIGTGNEGCDAMIRQSNRDYINYIGFCDARPYNQKRALDYFARQDLGQYTKSDIAALKNYGTIKEVLDDPEVEVVVIALPLWLHAPVAIDALKAGKHVFCEKLMAHDISECKAMIKAARENNRLLAIGHQRHYSAIYDNANALIRAGMLGDIRHIRASWHRNNGQLQFAKNDDGTIQRDDKGDPVILRDDDGNPLYYDSWKPPYMEGDDKVDLDAIAYKASDGKVYKCNNHDELVRWRLYDKTGAGLMAELGSHQLDACSIFLGKQHPLAVSGFGGTYYYQDGREVDDHVFVNFEFPKIGANLDSRGMPDTDERVVVSYSSITTNAFEDYGETVMGIYGTLMVSKEYDIYLYKEYDRNRPQDNWAGRSTTISVESGNALATSPSLAGPSQAQSLGAMAAGPGDLPSRGYREELEHFAYCIRNGDPSNYNGDTDHQPRCPGPVALADAVIALTSNLAMRHNARIEFKPEWFDPESPAVPEADFSGRLARGRA, translated from the coding sequence ATGACCAACCATCTCACCGACGAGCAGCGTGCCATCGGTCGGGCCAACGCCTACGCCGCGATCGGCGGGCTGGAGACCGGCCCCCGAGCGGGCTACCCGACCCGTCGCGACTTCCTCGTGGCCGCCGCCGCCGCCGGGCCCGCCCTCGGCGCCCTTTATTTCGGCTACAAGCCCCTCGGGGCGAACCAGCCGGCCGTCAAGGCCGTCGTCATCGGCACCGGCAACGAAGGTTGCGATGCCATGATCCGCCAGTCGAACCGCGACTACATTAATTACATTGGCTTCTGCGACGCCCGCCCCTACAACCAGAAACGCGCCCTCGACTACTTCGCCCGCCAGGACCTGGGCCAGTACACCAAGTCCGACATCGCGGCCCTGAAGAACTACGGCACGATCAAGGAGGTCCTCGACGACCCCGAGGTCGAAGTCGTCGTCATCGCCCTGCCGCTTTGGCTGCACGCCCCGGTCGCCATCGACGCCCTGAAGGCCGGCAAGCACGTCTTCTGCGAAAAGCTGATGGCCCACGACATCAGCGAATGCAAGGCCATGATCAAGGCCGCCAGGGAGAACAACCGCCTGCTGGCCATCGGCCACCAGCGGCACTACTCGGCCATCTACGACAACGCCAACGCCCTGATCCGCGCCGGCATGCTCGGCGACATCCGCCACATCCGGGCCTCCTGGCACCGCAACAACGGCCAGCTCCAGTTCGCCAAGAACGACGACGGCACCATCCAGCGCGACGACAAGGGCGATCCCGTCATCCTCCGCGACGACGACGGCAACCCCCTCTACTACGACTCCTGGAAGCCCCCCTACATGGAAGGGGACGACAAGGTCGACCTCGACGCCATCGCCTACAAGGCGTCCGACGGCAAGGTTTACAAGTGCAACAACCACGACGAGCTCGTCCGCTGGCGGCTCTATGACAAGACCGGCGCCGGCCTGATGGCCGAGCTGGGCAGCCACCAGCTCGACGCCTGCTCCATCTTCCTCGGCAAGCAGCACCCCCTGGCCGTCTCCGGCTTCGGCGGCACCTACTACTACCAGGACGGCCGCGAGGTCGACGACCACGTCTTCGTCAACTTCGAGTTCCCGAAGATCGGCGCCAACCTCGACAGCCGAGGCATGCCCGACACCGACGAGCGCGTCGTCGTCTCCTACTCCTCGATCACCACCAACGCCTTCGAGGACTATGGCGAGACCGTCATGGGGATCTACGGCACCCTGATGGTCTCCAAGGAATACGACATCTACCTCTACAAGGAATACGACCGCAACCGTCCCCAGGACAACTGGGCCGGCCGCTCCACCACCATCTCCGTCGAGTCGGGCAACGCCCTGGCCACCAGCCCGAGCCTCGCCGGCCCGTCGCAGGCCCAGTCGCTCGGCGCGATGGCCGCCGGCCCCGGCGACCTCCCCTCGCGCGGCTACCGCGAGGAACTCGAGCACTTCGCCTACTGCATCCGCAACGGCGACCCGAGCAACTACAACGGCGACACCGACCACCAGCCCCGCTGCCCCGGCCCCGTCGCCCTGGCCGACGCCGTCATCGCCCTGACCAGCAACCTCGCCATGCGGCACAACGCCCGGATCGAGTTCAAGCCCGAGTGGTTCGACCCCGAGTCCCCCGCCGTCCCCGAGGCCGACTTCTCCGGCCGCCTCGCCCGCGGCCGCGCGTGA
- a CDS encoding PVC-type heme-binding CxxCH protein: MMRRTSVLTAMVLMALGAVLPLRARQDAPIPHGQDRPPNPARSPAEAIAAMTVPDGFTVELVAGEPNLVNPVAMTFDEKGRIWVTESLEYPRREPGPGRDRVKILEDTNGDGSADSVRIFAEGLNIPSGIAVGHGGVWVANAPDILFYPDADRDGVADGPPQVVVSGFGRFDTHELPNSLTWGPDGWLYGWNGVFNPSKVEQHGKTFEFTCAIFRIHPVTRKFELFCEGTSNPWGIAIDPEGSLFASACVIDHLWHLVETGYYHRQGGPYPPFTWKIESIVDHFHQKRAYCGITYFDSDAYPAEYRDKLYMGNIHGNCINVDSLTRNGSTYQGHGEADFLSANDAWFMPVVQKVGPDGSLYILDWYDRYHCYQDANRDPAGIDRLKGRLYRVRYGDTPRRANFDLASERDDSLIRLLDSPNVYDRDIAQRLLTERLMRGSVVNSRAPLYDRVRAAVFSDDLGRKGRLHALWALVGWLGQGYAALDHFPDIDRSVAWTSELIRDLIAHDDPTFRAWGVRYAGTLGRVEPDVLASLVTLAADPSPDVRFQLAIASRKVEGMDAMVTLLAVLGQTESDPLLPRVVWQNLHPMLDDPEAVARLADLLQGADLRWSSSLAEMLPRMLDRIIAVDAVSGEQIADLARFIIEHESVDHSSRRASLATISDQVRQGRFDSDRLASLRAGLQPAFRRTLVDEDDPIRPAFARLAALWGDADALALVRQRFADPEAEDAERRASLDVLVAAEDADVFPAIADVIARPEAGSVAFRGEVLAAIGQINEPRIADLILGSYSAFEPELKPRAVALLTQRPAWTRSLLEAIGRGELPTQVLNVNQVRALLESPDRDLADLVRQTWGTVREGRDPAREQILAQVRNALNEAHGDPIAGRLVFERVCAQCHQMYGKGEQVGPDLTGNGRGSYEQLFSNVLDPSLVIGASYQGTIVATADGRILAGLVEEDNDRRIVLKLQGGEREVIPRDQVEEVQVSPLSLMPENLEEQITPSEMADLFAFLCLDRAPEDPEARPIDGTPRTLIAPRATPASPEGSQE; the protein is encoded by the coding sequence ATGATGAGACGGACGTCGGTCCTCACCGCGATGGTCCTCATGGCGCTCGGGGCGGTGCTGCCGCTCCGGGCCCGCCAGGACGCCCCGATCCCTCACGGTCAGGACCGACCGCCCAACCCCGCCCGCAGCCCGGCCGAGGCGATCGCCGCGATGACCGTGCCCGACGGCTTCACCGTCGAGCTCGTCGCCGGCGAGCCGAACCTCGTCAACCCCGTCGCCATGACCTTCGACGAGAAGGGGCGGATCTGGGTCACCGAGAGCCTCGAATACCCCCGCCGCGAGCCCGGCCCCGGCCGCGATCGCGTGAAGATCCTCGAGGACACGAATGGGGATGGTTCCGCTGATTCGGTGCGAATCTTCGCCGAAGGGTTGAACATCCCCTCGGGGATCGCCGTCGGCCACGGAGGCGTCTGGGTGGCCAACGCGCCCGACATCCTCTTCTATCCGGACGCCGACCGCGACGGCGTCGCCGACGGCCCCCCCCAGGTCGTCGTCTCCGGCTTCGGCCGGTTCGATACACACGAGCTGCCCAACAGCCTCACCTGGGGGCCCGACGGCTGGCTCTACGGCTGGAACGGCGTCTTCAACCCGAGCAAGGTCGAGCAACACGGCAAGACATTCGAATTCACCTGCGCCATCTTCCGCATCCACCCGGTCACACGCAAGTTCGAACTCTTTTGCGAAGGGACGAGCAACCCCTGGGGCATCGCCATCGACCCCGAGGGCTCGCTGTTCGCCTCGGCCTGCGTGATCGACCACCTCTGGCACCTGGTCGAGACGGGCTACTACCACCGGCAGGGGGGGCCGTACCCGCCGTTCACCTGGAAGATCGAATCGATCGTCGACCACTTCCATCAGAAACGCGCCTACTGCGGCATCACCTACTTCGACAGCGACGCCTACCCCGCCGAGTACCGCGACAAGCTCTACATGGGGAACATCCACGGCAATTGCATCAATGTCGATTCCCTCACCCGCAACGGCTCCACCTACCAGGGCCACGGCGAAGCCGACTTCCTCTCCGCCAACGACGCCTGGTTCATGCCCGTCGTCCAGAAGGTCGGCCCCGACGGCTCCCTCTACATCCTCGACTGGTACGACCGCTACCACTGCTATCAGGACGCCAACCGCGACCCCGCCGGCATCGACCGCCTCAAGGGGCGTCTCTACCGCGTCCGCTACGGCGACACCCCGCGCCGGGCGAACTTCGATCTCGCATCCGAGCGTGATGATTCCCTCATCCGGCTCCTCGACAGCCCGAACGTCTACGACCGCGACATCGCCCAGCGCCTGCTGACCGAACGGCTCATGCGTGGCAGCGTCGTCAACAGCCGGGCCCCGCTTTACGACCGGGTTCGCGCCGCCGTCTTCTCCGACGACCTCGGCCGCAAGGGACGCCTTCACGCCCTCTGGGCCCTCGTGGGATGGCTCGGTCAGGGATACGCCGCGCTCGATCACTTCCCCGACATCGACCGATCCGTCGCCTGGACGTCTGAACTCATCCGCGACCTGATCGCCCACGACGACCCGACCTTCCGTGCCTGGGGCGTCCGCTACGCCGGAACCCTGGGACGGGTCGAGCCCGACGTCCTCGCATCGCTCGTCACCCTCGCCGCCGACCCCTCGCCCGACGTCCGCTTCCAGCTCGCCATCGCCTCCCGCAAGGTCGAGGGCATGGACGCGATGGTCACCCTGCTCGCGGTCCTCGGCCAGACCGAATCCGACCCCTTGCTCCCCCGCGTCGTCTGGCAGAACCTGCACCCGATGCTCGACGATCCCGAGGCCGTCGCTCGCCTGGCCGACTTGCTCCAGGGTGCCGACCTGCGCTGGTCGTCCTCGCTGGCCGAGATGCTGCCGAGGATGCTCGACCGCATCATCGCCGTCGATGCGGTTTCCGGGGAACAGATCGCCGACCTCGCCCGGTTCATCATCGAGCACGAATCGGTTGATCACTCCTCGCGGCGGGCGAGTCTCGCCACGATTTCCGATCAGGTGCGACAAGGGCGGTTCGATTCCGACCGGCTCGCCTCGCTCCGCGCGGGCCTCCAGCCGGCCTTCCGCCGCACCCTGGTTGATGAGGATGACCCGATCCGGCCCGCCTTCGCCCGGCTCGCCGCCCTTTGGGGAGACGCCGACGCCCTGGCCCTCGTCCGCCAGCGGTTCGCCGACCCCGAGGCCGAGGACGCCGAGCGTCGCGCGTCGCTCGATGTCCTCGTCGCGGCCGAGGATGCCGACGTCTTCCCCGCGATCGCCGACGTGATCGCCCGCCCGGAAGCCGGTTCCGTCGCCTTCCGGGGCGAGGTACTGGCCGCGATCGGCCAGATCAACGAACCTCGGATTGCTGACTTGATCCTCGGCTCCTACTCTGCCTTCGAGCCCGAGCTGAAACCCCGCGCCGTCGCCCTCCTCACCCAGCGTCCCGCCTGGACCCGGTCCTTGCTCGAAGCGATCGGGCGTGGCGAGCTGCCCACCCAGGTCCTCAACGTCAACCAGGTCCGCGCCCTGCTGGAAAGCCCCGACCGCGACCTGGCCGACCTCGTCCGCCAGACCTGGGGCACCGTCCGCGAAGGGCGCGACCCGGCCCGGGAACAGATCCTCGCTCAGGTGCGCAACGCCCTGAACGAGGCCCACGGCGACCCCATCGCTGGCCGGCTCGTCTTCGAGCGTGTCTGCGCCCAGTGCCACCAGATGTACGGCAAGGGGGAACAGGTCGGCCCTGACCTCACCGGCAACGGCCGAGGCTCGTATGAACAACTGTTCTCGAACGTACTCGACCCCAGCCTCGTCATCGGCGCCTCGTATCAAGGGACGATCGTGGCCACCGCCGACGGCCGCATCCTCGCCGGATTGGTCGAGGAAGACAACGACCGTCGGATCGTCCTGAAGCTCCAGGGGGGCGAGCGAGAGGTCATCCCCCGCGACCAGGTCGAGGAGGTCCAGGTCAGCCCGCTCTCCCTCATGCCCGAGAACCTGGAGGAGCAGATCACCCCGAGCGAGATGGCCGACCTCTTCGCCTTCCTCTGCCTCGACCGCGCCCCGGAAGACCCCGAAGCCCGCCCCATCGACGGCACCCCCCGCACCCTCATCGCCCCCCGAGCGACCCCAGCCTCGCCCGAAGGATCTCAGGAATGA
- the ltaE gene encoding low-specificity L-threonine aldolase, which produces MSTRSLIDLRSDTVTQPTPSMRRAMAEAEVGDDVYGEDPTVLALESRVADLLGKEAALFVPSGTMANQIGIGLHAGPGDELICDARAHVYVWEAGGIARHWGVQARTINPHGGLITVDHLRDKIQPDNEHYVRTRLVCLENTHNRASGRVQPIDSVRAISGWAREHGLAMHLDGARLMNAVVASGVPARDWAAEFDTVSICFSKGLGAPVGSAIAGSADLMRQAHRLRKALGGGMRQAGIIAVGALHALEHHVDRIAEDHAHAQMIAQAIEQAPGLSLESGPVETNLVWIAVDPEVGTAREVADRLRELGVLVSALGPQILRAVTHLDCSRSQAEQAAEAISRVTAGMVRTA; this is translated from the coding sequence ATGAGCACCCGATCATTGATTGACCTCCGATCCGACACCGTGACTCAGCCCACCCCCTCCATGCGCCGGGCGATGGCCGAGGCCGAGGTGGGCGACGACGTGTACGGGGAGGACCCGACCGTCCTCGCCCTCGAATCCCGGGTGGCGGACCTGCTCGGCAAGGAGGCCGCCCTGTTCGTCCCCTCGGGCACGATGGCCAATCAGATCGGCATCGGCTTGCATGCGGGGCCGGGAGATGAGTTGATCTGCGACGCTCGCGCCCATGTCTATGTCTGGGAGGCCGGGGGCATCGCCCGGCACTGGGGGGTGCAGGCCCGCACGATCAACCCGCACGGAGGCCTGATCACCGTCGACCACCTGCGGGACAAGATCCAGCCCGACAACGAGCACTACGTCCGCACCCGCCTCGTCTGCCTGGAGAACACCCACAACCGCGCCAGCGGCCGGGTCCAGCCGATCGACTCGGTCCGCGCCATCTCGGGCTGGGCCCGCGAGCACGGCCTGGCCATGCACCTCGACGGTGCCCGGCTGATGAACGCCGTGGTCGCCTCGGGCGTCCCGGCCCGCGACTGGGCGGCCGAGTTCGACACCGTCTCGATCTGCTTCAGCAAGGGGCTCGGGGCTCCCGTCGGCTCGGCCATCGCCGGATCGGCCGATCTCATGCGCCAGGCTCACCGGCTCCGCAAGGCCCTGGGCGGCGGCATGAGGCAGGCGGGGATCATCGCGGTCGGCGCGCTGCACGCCCTGGAACACCACGTAGACCGGATCGCCGAAGACCACGCACATGCGCAAATGATTGCGCAAGCGATCGAACAGGCTCCCGGCCTGTCCCTCGAATCGGGGCCGGTCGAGACGAACCTCGTCTGGATTGCGGTCGATCCCGAGGTCGGCACGGCTCGGGAGGTGGCTGATCGGCTCCGGGAACTGGGGGTGCTCGTCAGTGCGCTCGGACCTCAGATCCTCCGGGCGGTCACCCATCTGGACTGCTCCCGATCCCAGGCCGAGCAAGCCGCCGAGGCCATCTCCCGCGTGACCGCGGGGATGGTCCGAACCGCCTGA
- a CDS encoding endonuclease V, translated as MPREPLHRWDLAPDEARVLQRDLAARLDTTSPLGPCRLIGAADASYNRGDDRLFAAVVVIDAETDAVVERSGLIATARYPYVPGLLSFREAPAVLEAFDRLRNRPDVLICDGQGIAHPRRLGIASHLGLWIDLPTVGCGKSRLCGTFEAPGPERGDRSPLIHLGETIGVALRTKRRTNPVFVSPGHRCDLDGAIRIVLETTGKYRLSTPIRFAHAYVNELRRQAGERPETP; from the coding sequence ATGCCCCGAGAGCCGCTCCACCGCTGGGACCTTGCTCCCGACGAGGCCCGTGTCCTTCAGCGCGATCTGGCCGCCCGGCTCGACACGACGTCGCCGCTGGGTCCCTGTCGCCTGATCGGGGCAGCCGACGCCTCGTACAACCGAGGCGACGACCGCCTCTTCGCCGCCGTGGTCGTCATTGATGCCGAGACGGACGCGGTCGTGGAGCGAAGCGGCCTGATCGCAACCGCTCGTTATCCGTATGTCCCCGGCCTGCTCTCGTTCCGGGAGGCCCCTGCCGTGCTCGAGGCGTTCGATCGCCTGAGGAACCGTCCTGACGTCCTGATCTGCGACGGCCAGGGGATCGCCCACCCGAGACGCCTGGGCATTGCCTCGCACCTCGGCCTCTGGATCGACCTGCCGACCGTCGGGTGTGGCAAGTCTCGCCTGTGCGGCACCTTCGAGGCGCCCGGCCCGGAGCGGGGGGATCGATCGCCCTTGATCCATCTTGGGGAGACGATCGGCGTTGCCCTCCGCACGAAACGCCGGACGAACCCGGTCTTCGTCTCTCCGGGCCATCGTTGCGACCTCGACGGTGCCATCCGAATCGTCCTGGAAACAACCGGGAAATACCGCCTTTCGACCCCGATCCGGTTTGCCCATGCTTATGTGAACGAGCTGAGACGACAGGCCGGGGAGCGACCGGAAACCCCTTGA